In Aeromicrobium marinum DSM 15272, one genomic interval encodes:
- a CDS encoding 3-hydroxybutyryl-CoA dehydrogenase gives MSIERVGVIGGGLMGSGIVEVNARAGLDVVLVEVSDEAAKSAHDRIVASLERAADRGKISPQDLAAALERISVTDDLERLADRQLVVEAASEVEQVKLDLFRRVGRILIDEDAILTSNTSSIPIVKLGAVSGRADHVMGVHFFNPAPVMKLVELIPSLTTAPTTMDRMRAYVTDGLGKEPIEATDRAGFVVNSLLVPYLLSAIRMYEAGYASAADIDRGMVLGCGHPMGPLALSDLIGLDTIRAIGISMYDEFKEPLYSPPPLLDRMVDAGLLGKKSGHGFYPYG, from the coding sequence ATGAGCATCGAACGTGTCGGCGTGATCGGCGGGGGCCTGATGGGGTCCGGCATCGTGGAGGTCAACGCCCGTGCCGGTCTCGACGTGGTCCTGGTGGAGGTCTCCGACGAGGCCGCGAAGTCTGCGCACGACCGCATCGTCGCCTCGTTGGAGCGGGCGGCGGACCGGGGCAAGATCAGCCCGCAGGACCTCGCGGCCGCCCTCGAACGGATCAGCGTCACCGACGACCTGGAACGCCTGGCCGACCGCCAGCTCGTGGTCGAGGCCGCGAGCGAGGTCGAGCAGGTCAAGCTCGACCTGTTCCGCCGGGTCGGCCGGATCCTCATCGATGAGGACGCGATCCTGACCTCCAACACCTCGTCGATCCCGATCGTGAAGCTCGGCGCGGTGTCGGGACGCGCCGACCACGTCATGGGCGTGCACTTCTTCAACCCCGCGCCCGTGATGAAGCTCGTCGAGCTCATCCCGTCACTGACCACCGCCCCGACCACGATGGACCGCATGCGCGCCTACGTGACCGACGGCCTCGGCAAGGAGCCGATCGAGGCGACCGACCGCGCCGGGTTCGTCGTCAACAGCCTGCTGGTGCCGTACCTGCTGTCCGCGATCCGCATGTACGAGGCCGGCTACGCCTCGGCCGCCGACATTGACCGCGGGATGGTGCTGGGCTGCGGCCACCCCATGGGTCCGCTGGCCCTGTCGGACCTCATCGGGCTCGACACGATCCGCGCCATCGGCATCTCGATGTACGACGAGTTCAAGGAGCCGCTCTACTCGCCCCCGCCGCTGCTCGACCGCATGGTCGACGCCGGACTGCTGGGCAAGAAGTCCGGACACGGGTTCTACCCCTACGGCTGA
- a CDS encoding oxygenase MpaB family protein, with translation MPSTAPARRRPVRPREDHGFFGPGSIVWQLWGYPTSVTVGFQRSVVIEELDPFLLAAVAGTDKVRYAPAARYDNTLVYFATMALGDSRSAIEASEILYRVHGAVTGTEPVSGLPYSPNDPETQLWIHVTAWHSIQYTYETFGPGRITETEDQQWWAACRVAAELQTIDVERVPSSRAEASAYLQEVRARLCVTEETRAMMLHLLEAATMIGPRTPVLRLPSSIAGRIVRRATISTFPRWMRDLTGIRQTRLTDALVWVLYSVAMRAAAPMPVRTRLLRIVSPATAAVALPALRHDEVLDPVVVTPAEARERWGRLAAPAELQRQAAGSAAPAAPTSVPVSV, from the coding sequence ATGCCGTCCACCGCGCCTGCCCGCCGCCGTCCCGTCCGCCCGCGGGAGGACCACGGCTTCTTCGGTCCCGGATCGATCGTCTGGCAGCTCTGGGGCTATCCGACGTCGGTCACCGTCGGGTTCCAGCGCTCGGTCGTGATCGAGGAGCTCGATCCGTTCCTGCTCGCCGCCGTCGCCGGCACCGACAAGGTGCGGTACGCGCCGGCGGCCCGCTACGACAACACGCTCGTGTACTTCGCGACGATGGCGCTGGGCGACAGCCGGTCGGCCATCGAGGCCTCCGAGATCCTGTACCGCGTGCACGGAGCCGTCACCGGGACCGAGCCGGTGAGCGGTCTGCCCTACAGCCCCAACGACCCCGAGACCCAGCTGTGGATCCACGTCACCGCGTGGCACTCCATCCAGTACACCTACGAGACGTTCGGGCCCGGACGGATCACCGAGACCGAGGACCAGCAGTGGTGGGCGGCCTGCCGCGTGGCCGCCGAGCTGCAGACGATCGACGTCGAGCGCGTGCCGTCGTCCCGGGCCGAGGCGAGCGCCTACCTGCAGGAGGTCCGCGCCCGGCTCTGCGTCACCGAGGAGACCCGCGCGATGATGCTGCACCTGCTCGAGGCGGCCACCATGATCGGACCGCGCACCCCCGTGCTGCGGCTGCCGAGCTCGATCGCGGGCCGGATCGTCCGCCGGGCCACGATCTCGACGTTCCCGCGGTGGATGCGCGACCTGACCGGCATCCGGCAGACCCGCCTCACCGATGCGCTCGTCTGGGTCCTCTACTCGGTCGCGATGCGCGCTGCCGCGCCGATGCCCGTGCGGACGCGACTGCTGAGGATCGTGTCGCCCGCCACCGCTGCTGTCGCCCTCCCGGCGCTGCGGCACGACGAGGTGCTCGACCCGGTCGTGGTCACCCCGGCGGAGGCCCGCGAGCGCTGGGGCCGGCTCGCCGCACCGGCCGAGCTGCAGCGCCAGGCGGCCGGGTCGGCTGCACCGGCCGCACCGACGTCGGTCCCGGTGTCGGTGTGA
- a CDS encoding AMP-binding protein encodes MQVAFSVGDFLARAHTVYPERVAVVDEPQQTAPSWGELTYADVMRLARSQAATLDELGIEPGARVAMISHNAARMLVSFFGVSAWGRVFVPINFRLAAAEVEYIVDHCGAEVVMLDPDLAHLADVIDAPHVFVLGRDDDRIWSSRAEPRPWEPDENATATINYTSGTTARPKGVEQTHRALWTNATVFGWQASVSDRDVYLHTLPMFHCNGWGQVYGVTGMGGRHIVLRQVDGAEILRRIAEHGVTYLCCAPAVLAMVLDALETWEGEVPGRDRVRCVVAGAPPPTRTIERVRAELGWEFIQIYGLTETAPLLTMSRMREEWDDLEAPEQARLLGRAGAPALSTSIMLDDSGEILARSNTVLQGYWDNPDATTEALAGDWFHTGDGGSYEDGYVTIADRKKDVIISGGENVSSIEVEDALASHDAVREVAVIGTPDERWGELVTALVVADGVTADELIAHCRERLAGYKCPKRIEFRDELARTATGKLQKFKLRQEFWAGHDRQVN; translated from the coding sequence ATGCAGGTTGCGTTCAGCGTCGGCGACTTCCTCGCCCGCGCCCACACCGTCTACCCCGAGCGGGTCGCCGTCGTCGACGAGCCGCAGCAGACCGCACCGTCGTGGGGCGAGCTGACCTACGCCGACGTCATGCGCCTCGCACGGTCGCAGGCGGCGACGCTGGACGAGCTCGGCATCGAACCGGGTGCACGGGTCGCGATGATCTCGCACAACGCCGCCCGGATGCTGGTGTCGTTCTTCGGCGTCTCGGCCTGGGGTCGGGTGTTCGTGCCGATCAACTTCCGTCTCGCGGCCGCCGAGGTCGAGTACATCGTCGACCACTGCGGCGCCGAGGTCGTCATGCTGGATCCCGACCTGGCCCACCTGGCCGACGTGATCGACGCGCCGCACGTGTTCGTCCTGGGCCGCGACGACGACCGGATCTGGTCGAGCCGCGCCGAGCCCCGCCCGTGGGAGCCCGACGAGAACGCCACTGCGACGATCAACTACACCTCCGGCACCACCGCGCGGCCCAAGGGCGTGGAGCAGACCCACCGCGCGCTGTGGACCAACGCGACGGTCTTCGGCTGGCAGGCGTCGGTCAGCGACCGCGACGTGTACCTGCACACCCTGCCGATGTTCCACTGCAACGGGTGGGGCCAGGTCTACGGCGTCACGGGCATGGGCGGCCGGCACATCGTGCTGAGGCAGGTCGACGGCGCCGAGATCCTGCGCCGCATCGCCGAGCACGGCGTCACCTACCTGTGCTGCGCACCCGCGGTGCTGGCGATGGTCCTCGACGCCCTCGAGACGTGGGAGGGCGAGGTGCCCGGCCGTGACCGGGTCCGGTGCGTGGTCGCCGGTGCGCCGCCGCCGACCCGCACGATCGAGCGGGTCCGTGCAGAACTCGGTTGGGAGTTCATCCAGATCTACGGCCTGACCGAGACCGCGCCGCTGCTGACGATGAGCCGCATGCGCGAGGAGTGGGACGACCTCGAGGCGCCCGAGCAGGCCCGGCTCCTGGGTCGCGCCGGGGCGCCGGCGCTCAGCACCAGCATCATGCTCGACGACTCCGGAGAGATCCTGGCGCGCAGCAACACGGTGCTGCAGGGCTACTGGGACAACCCGGACGCCACCACCGAGGCGCTGGCCGGCGACTGGTTCCACACCGGCGACGGCGGGTCGTACGAGGACGGCTACGTCACCATCGCCGACCGCAAGAAGGACGTCATCATCAGCGGCGGCGAGAACGTCTCGTCGATCGAGGTCGAGGATGCACTGGCGTCGCACGACGCCGTGCGGGAGGTCGCCGTCATCGGCACGCCGGACGAACGGTGGGGCGAGCTGGTCACGGCGCTGGTCGTGGCCGACGGGGTGACCGCGGACGAGCTGATCGCGCACTGCCGGGAACGGCTGGCCGGCTACAAGTGCCCGAAGCGGATCGAGTTCCGCGACGAGCTCGCCCGCACCGCCACGGGCAAGCTGCAGAAGTTCAAGCTGCGGCAGGAGTTCTGGGCCGGCCACGACCGCCAGGTCAACTGA
- a CDS encoding FAD-dependent oxidoreductase, whose amino-acid sequence MSRKLRVAVVGGGPAGVYAADILTKSEVPSVDSVTVDIIDRDPTPFGLIRYGVAPDHPRIKEIIKALKRVMSNPDIRFFGNVNFGTDLKLEDLRQFYDAVIFATGARRDRDLQIPGIDLHGSFGAADFVYWYDGHPDVDRDWDFQPHATQVAVLGVGNVGLDVARILAKTADELLVTEIPDNVHAGLSRNATTDVHVFARRGPAQVKFTPMELRELSHSPNIDVIVHPEGFELDEGSMEALKAAKSQKLVVDVLQNYLAKEPTGAAHRIHIHFCQNPVEILGEDGKVVGLRTEVTELDGTGNVRGTGEFVDWPVQAVYRAIGYYSDNLVGLPFDSVSGVVPNDGGHVIDIDGTPLPGVYATGWIKRGPVGLIGHTKSDAAETVGMLVEDVDDLIAPEHPEREAFDRHLDSRGIAYTTWDGWEKLEAHEQMLGETHAHARERVKVVERDEMVRVSRS is encoded by the coding sequence ATGAGCCGGAAACTGCGCGTCGCCGTGGTCGGAGGTGGCCCCGCCGGGGTCTACGCCGCCGACATCCTCACCAAGTCCGAGGTGCCGTCCGTCGACTCCGTCACGGTCGACATCATCGACCGCGACCCCACGCCGTTCGGGCTGATCCGCTACGGGGTCGCGCCGGACCACCCCCGGATCAAGGAGATCATCAAGGCCCTCAAGCGGGTCATGAGCAACCCCGACATCCGGTTCTTCGGCAACGTCAACTTCGGCACCGACCTCAAGCTCGAGGACCTGCGGCAGTTCTACGACGCGGTCATCTTCGCGACCGGCGCCCGCCGCGACCGCGACCTGCAGATCCCCGGCATCGACCTGCACGGGTCGTTCGGCGCGGCGGACTTCGTCTACTGGTACGACGGCCACCCCGACGTCGACCGCGACTGGGACTTCCAGCCGCACGCCACCCAGGTGGCCGTGCTCGGGGTGGGCAACGTCGGGCTCGACGTCGCCCGGATCCTGGCGAAGACCGCCGACGAGCTGCTGGTCACCGAGATCCCCGACAACGTCCACGCCGGGCTGTCCCGCAACGCCACGACCGACGTGCACGTGTTCGCGCGCCGCGGGCCCGCGCAGGTCAAGTTCACCCCCATGGAGCTCCGCGAGCTGTCGCACAGCCCCAACATCGACGTCATCGTGCACCCGGAGGGCTTCGAGCTCGACGAGGGCTCCATGGAGGCCCTGAAGGCCGCCAAGAGCCAGAAGCTGGTCGTCGACGTGCTGCAGAACTACCTGGCCAAGGAGCCGACCGGCGCCGCGCACCGCATCCACATCCACTTCTGCCAGAACCCGGTCGAGATCCTCGGCGAGGACGGCAAGGTCGTGGGGCTGCGGACCGAGGTCACCGAGCTCGACGGCACGGGCAACGTGCGCGGCACCGGGGAGTTCGTCGACTGGCCGGTGCAGGCGGTGTACCGCGCGATCGGCTACTACTCCGACAACCTCGTGGGCCTGCCGTTCGACAGCGTGTCCGGTGTCGTCCCGAACGACGGCGGCCACGTGATCGACATCGACGGCACCCCGTTGCCCGGCGTGTACGCGACCGGCTGGATCAAGCGCGGCCCGGTGGGGCTCATCGGCCACACCAAGTCCGACGCCGCCGAGACCGTCGGCATGCTGGTCGAGGACGTCGACGACCTCATCGCCCCGGAGCATCCCGAGCGCGAGGCGTTCGACCGTCACCTCGACAGCCGCGGCATCGCCTACACCACGTGGGACGGCTGGGAGAAGCTCGAGGCGCACGAGCAGATGCTCGGCGAGACCCACGCGCACGCCCGCGAGCGGGTCAAGGTCGTCGAGCGCGACGAGATGGTGCGCGTCTCCCGCTCCTGA
- a CDS encoding haloalkane dehalogenase, with translation MTTPTVHRTPDERFADLPDFPYEPHYREWDGLRLAHVEAGEGSTVVLLHGEPTWSFLWRHVMAELVEAGHRCIAPDLPGFGRSDKPADEWFTYDRLVASVVSLFEDLDLRDVTLVVHDWGGPVGLRVATTEIPDRIARIVVMDSGLFTGQQRMGAAWQAFHEFVQATPDLPIGMLIGGAVATPMADEVLAAYEAPFDSVDAKGGARTLPGLIPQSPDAPGAAEGRAAVERLAVDTRPMLLMWADSDVVLPLEATGRQMEQLLPLDQPLQVVEGAGHFLQEDAGPQIGRSIAAWLDQLP, from the coding sequence ATGACCACCCCGACCGTGCACCGCACCCCGGACGAGCGCTTCGCCGACCTGCCCGACTTCCCGTACGAGCCGCACTACCGCGAGTGGGACGGTCTTCGCCTGGCCCACGTCGAGGCCGGTGAGGGCTCGACCGTCGTGCTGCTGCACGGGGAGCCGACCTGGTCGTTCCTGTGGCGACACGTCATGGCCGAGCTCGTGGAGGCCGGCCACCGGTGCATCGCCCCGGACCTGCCCGGTTTCGGCCGGTCCGACAAGCCGGCCGACGAGTGGTTCACCTACGACCGCCTGGTGGCGTCGGTGGTGTCGCTGTTCGAGGACCTGGACCTGCGTGACGTGACCCTCGTGGTGCACGACTGGGGTGGGCCGGTGGGTCTGCGGGTCGCGACCACCGAGATCCCGGACCGCATCGCACGGATCGTCGTGATGGACTCGGGTCTGTTCACCGGGCAGCAGCGAATGGGCGCGGCGTGGCAGGCCTTCCACGAGTTCGTGCAGGCGACGCCGGACCTGCCGATCGGGATGCTGATCGGCGGAGCGGTGGCCACGCCGATGGCCGACGAGGTGCTCGCCGCCTACGAGGCACCGTTCGACTCCGTCGACGCCAAGGGTGGAGCGCGCACCCTGCCGGGACTGATCCCGCAGAGCCCGGACGCCCCCGGTGCCGCCGAGGGCAGGGCTGCGGTCGAGCGGTTGGCCGTCGACACCCGGCCGATGCTGCTGATGTGGGCCGACAGCGACGTCGTGCTGCCGCTGGAGGCGACGGGTCGGCAGATGGAGCAGCTGCTGCCGCTGGACCAGCCGCTGCAGGTGGTCGAGGGTGCCGGGCACTTCCTCCAGGAGGATGCAGGTCCTCAGATCGGCCGCAGCATCGCGGCCTGGCTCGACCAGCTGCCCTGA
- a CDS encoding TetR/AcrR family transcriptional regulator: protein MTDRTAATRQPRRSIEVRRVEALDAALELILEHGYSGVTMEAVARRMGIAKPVVYKAYPDLSALLMALLDREEHRTFEQLAEALPSTSPGADVTRTLLAWVERLATLVHEEPATWRLMLLPPQGTPGAVRERVEAGRTVVRQQLRSMVERAVPDGRIDAALTSEALLAAAERLGTLMLDDPAAYPAERLVRFARAALGATLEPPRS, encoded by the coding sequence GTGACCGACCGGACCGCTGCGACCCGGCAGCCGCGACGCAGCATCGAGGTCCGGCGCGTCGAGGCGCTCGACGCCGCGCTCGAGCTGATCCTCGAGCACGGCTATTCCGGGGTCACCATGGAGGCCGTCGCGCGACGGATGGGCATCGCCAAGCCCGTCGTGTACAAGGCCTACCCGGACCTGTCGGCCCTCCTCATGGCACTGCTCGACCGCGAGGAGCACCGGACGTTCGAACAGCTGGCCGAGGCGCTGCCGTCGACGTCACCCGGCGCCGACGTCACCCGCACCCTGCTGGCCTGGGTCGAACGGCTGGCGACCCTCGTCCACGAGGAACCGGCCACGTGGCGACTCATGCTGCTCCCGCCCCAGGGCACCCCAGGCGCGGTGCGCGAGCGGGTGGAGGCCGGGCGGACCGTCGTGCGCCAGCAGCTCCGGTCCATGGTCGAGCGTGCCGTGCCGGACGGGCGCATCGACGCCGCCCTGACGAGCGAGGCACTGCTCGCGGCCGCCGAGCGGCTCGGGACGTTGATGCTCGACGACCCGGCGGCGTACCCCGCCGAGCGGCTGGTGCGGTTCGCCCGGGCCGCCCTCGGCGCGACCCTCGAACCCCCGCGCTCCTGA
- a CDS encoding FAD-dependent monooxygenase: MPPAPVVVGAGLAGLTFALAALRHDLEVTVQDERAELGGGAALTLWPNALAALDHVGWGDAVRDLGEPVAGGGVRRADGAWVRRLDPSATVRALGEPLRVVDRGELQSLLLAAVGRDRVRLGVRAQSPEGDLVVGADGYRSVVARHLDPSMSETYAGYVAWRGVAPLAVDPALAGVVWGERGEAGVMPMRGGRTYWFVTSAGAEDQIGPPAAHWPDPLPDLVAATGREAILRHPMYDRTMPRRWHDGRCVVIGDAAHAMQPGLGQGGCTAIEDAVVLADLLAATDPVTAFTQFERRRRRRVAPIVRAARTAGDTLHSSRGRLLAPVARRVPQPLVLAALRRVAGRSAWEAAA; this comes from the coding sequence ATGCCCCCCGCGCCGGTCGTCGTCGGAGCAGGTCTCGCCGGTCTGACCTTCGCGCTCGCGGCCCTGCGGCACGACCTCGAGGTGACCGTCCAGGACGAGCGGGCCGAGCTCGGAGGTGGGGCGGCCCTGACGCTGTGGCCGAACGCCCTGGCGGCGCTCGACCACGTCGGGTGGGGTGACGCCGTGCGTGACCTGGGCGAGCCCGTGGCCGGCGGCGGGGTGCGCCGGGCCGACGGTGCCTGGGTGCGCCGGCTCGACCCCTCGGCCACCGTCCGTGCCCTGGGTGAGCCCCTCCGGGTCGTCGACCGGGGCGAGCTGCAGTCGCTGCTGCTGGCCGCCGTCGGGCGCGACCGGGTGCGGCTCGGTGTCCGCGCCCAGTCCCCCGAGGGTGATCTCGTCGTCGGGGCCGACGGCTACCGCTCGGTGGTCGCCCGGCACCTCGATCCGTCGATGTCGGAGACCTACGCGGGGTACGTCGCCTGGCGAGGAGTCGCGCCGCTGGCGGTCGACCCGGCGCTCGCCGGCGTGGTGTGGGGCGAGCGCGGGGAGGCGGGCGTGATGCCCATGCGGGGCGGGCGGACCTACTGGTTCGTCACCAGCGCCGGCGCCGAGGACCAGATCGGGCCACCGGCGGCCCACTGGCCGGACCCCCTCCCGGACCTGGTCGCCGCGACCGGCCGTGAGGCGATCCTGCGCCACCCCATGTACGACCGGACCATGCCCAGGCGCTGGCACGACGGCCGGTGCGTCGTCATCGGCGACGCCGCCCACGCCATGCAGCCCGGTCTCGGCCAGGGCGGGTGCACCGCGATCGAGGACGCCGTGGTGCTCGCCGACCTGCTCGCCGCCACCGATCCCGTCACCGCGTTCACGCAGTTCGAGCGCCGCCGCCGGCGACGGGTCGCGCCGATCGTGCGCGCGGCCCGGACGGCGGGCGACACGCTGCACTCCAGCCGCGGCCGGCTGCTCGCCCCGGTGGCCCGCCGCGTGCCCCAGCCCCTCGTGCTCGCCGCCCTGCGCCGTGTGGCCGGCCGGTCGGCCTGGGAGGCGGCAGCATGA